A genomic stretch from Anas platyrhynchos isolate ZD024472 breed Pekin duck chromosome 25, IASCAAS_PekinDuck_T2T, whole genome shotgun sequence includes:
- the RNF214 gene encoding RING finger protein 214, with translation MALERPQDEGPAANPRLCEPGPASPGSRGEAAAGGDAEPAATPGEAPAPSGGDEEEEEEEEKEDEEDEERGEEGPGPGGGPLPPSAGGGAAEEPEPEAAPAKPSQHIAVQTDFRTADADAGTEQDIEKNLDKMMSERALLKERYQEVLDKQRQVENQLQVQLKQLQQRREEEMKNHQEILKAIQDVTIKREETKKKMEKEKKEFLQKEQDLKAEIEKLCEKGRRLLKEQEEKENKIASLIAEQSDEKQLWEMELDKLKNQHNEINRNILEETERAWKAEILSLESRKELLVLKLEEAEKEAELHLTYLKSAPPTLETMRPKQEWEMRLNRIRMTKESVRDQFNDHIQMVRNGTKLSSLPQIPTPTLPPPPSETDFMLTAFQPSPSLTPRLPFPIGPVPVPMVMPSADPRALSFPLLNPAISRPNQPSPPLPASQGRNSPVVASLIGTHSPHMTPAASIPPPPGLGGVKVTPEFPRPQPADKLEKLLEKLLARFPQCNKAQLTNILQQIKTARRTMAGLTMEELNQLVAAKLAEQQERAAAGAQPLSRIRAPMFSAPLPQISTPMFLPPAQVAYPGTASHSPAACKLCLMCQKLVQPGDLHPMACSHVLHKECIKFWAQTNTNDTCPFCPSLK, from the exons atggCCCTGGAGCGGCCGCAGGACGAGGGCCCCGCCGCCAACCCGCGGCTCTGCGAGCCCGGCCCCGCCAG CCCCGGCAGCCGCGGGGAGGCAGCGGCCGGAGGAGACGCGGAGCCCGCGGCCACCCCCGGCGAGGCCCCGGCGCCGTCGGGAGgcgacgaggaggaggaggaggaggaggagaaggaggatgaggaggacgaggagaggggggaggaaggcCCAGGCCCCGGCGgcggcccccttcccccctcgGCCGGCGGAGGGGCTGCGGAGGAGCCCGAGCCCGAGGCGGCCCCCGCGAAGCCGTCGCAGCACATCGCGGTGCAG ACCGACTTCAGGACGGCCGATGCGGACGCCGGCACGGAGCAGGACATCGAGAAGAACCTG GACAAAATGATGTCTGAGAGGGCTTTGCTGAAGGAACGTTACCAGGAGGTGCTGGACAAACAGAGGCAAGTGGAGAACCAGCTCCAGGTACAGCTTaagcagctccagcagcggagggaggaggagatgaagaACCACCAG GAGATTTTGAAAGCAATTCAGGATGTTACAATCAAGCGAGAAGAGACAAAGAagaagatggagaaagaaaagaaagaattcctGCAGAAAGAGCAGGatctgaaagcagaaattgaGAAACTCTGCGAGAAAGGCAGAAG GTTGCTGAAagaacaggaggagaaggaaaacaagattGCTTCTCTGATTGCAGAGCAGTCTGATGAAAA GCAGCTGTGGGAGATGGAGCTAGATAAGCTGAAGAACCAGCACAATGAAATCAACAGGAACATTCTTGAGGAGACAGAGCGGGCCTGGAAAGCAGAG ATCCTGTCCCTGGAGAGCCGaaaggagctgctggtgctgaaactagaagaagcagaaaaagaagcagagctACACCTCACCTACCTCAA GTCTGCACCACCAACGCTGGAGACCATGAGGCCAAAGCAGGAGTGGGAGATGAGGCTGAACAGGATACGAATGACAAAGGAAAGTGTCAGA GACCAGTTCAATGACCACATTCAGATGGTGAGAAATGGAACAAAGCTGAGCAGCCTCCCACAGATCCCAACCCCAACGCTGCCACCTCCACCCTCAGAA acaGATTTCATGCTGACGGCATTCCAGCCCAGCCCATCCCTCACCCCCAGGCTCCCGTTCCCCATAGGACcagtccccgtccccatggtcATGCCGAGCGCCGATCCTCGGGcgctctccttccctctcctgaaCCCCGCCATCTCCAGGCCCAACCAGCCTTCCCCTCCGCTGCCTGCTTCCCAAGGAAGGAACAGCCCCGTCGTGGCGTCGCTCATCggcacccacagcccccacatgactcctgctgcctccatccctcctcCGCCGGGCCTGGGAGGAGTGAAGGTCACTCCCGAGTTCCCCAGGCCGCAGCCGGCGGACAAGCTGGAGAAGCTTTTGGAGAAGTTGCTGGCTCGGTTTCCGCAGTGCAACAA GGCCCAGCTCACCAACATCCTGCAGCAGATCAAGACGGCTCGGAGGACCATGGCGGGGCTGACCATGGAGGAGCTCAACCAGCTGGTGGCCGCCAAGCTGGCGGAGCAGCAGGAGCGGGCAGCGGCCGGCGCTCag CCTCTCAGTCGAATCAGGGCCCCCATGTTTTCTGCTCCGCTGCCTCAAATCAGCACGCCCATgttcctgcccccagcccaggtggCTTACCCTGGGACAGCATCGCAT AGCCCCGCTGCCTGTAAGCTGTGTCTCATGTGCCAGAAGCTCGTGCAGCCCGGTGACCTGCACCCCATGGCCTGCTCGCATGTGCTGCACAAGGAG TGCATCAAATTCTGGGCGCAAACCAACACAAATGACACTTGCCCCTTTTGTCCaagtctcaaatga
- the BACE1 gene encoding beta-secretase 1, translating into MAPAWPCLLLCLGAAALPAGPAPPRIRLPLRGGSAPPPGPRARRAPDDEAAAAAERRGSFVEMIDNLRGKSGQGYYVEMTVGSPPQKLNILVDTGSSNFAVGAAPHPFLRRYYQRQLSSTYRDLRKGVYVPYTQGKWEGELGTDLVTIPHGPNVTVRANIAAITESDKFFINGSNWEGILGLAYAEIARPDDSLEPFFDSLVKQTQVPNIFSLQLCGAGFSLNETEALAAVGGSMIIGGIDRSLYVGDIWYTPIRKEWYYEVIIVRLEVNGQDLNMDCKEYNYDKSIVDSGTTNLRLPKKVFEAAVKSIKTASSTEKFPDGFWLGEQLVCWQVGTTPWHIFPVLSLYLMGEATNQSFRITILPQQYLRPVEDVATSQDDCYKFAISQSSTGTVMGAVIMEGFYVVFDRARKRIGFAVSACHVHDEFRTAAVEGPYLHSNMEDCGYNIPQTDESTLMTIAYVMAAICALFMLPLCLMVFQWRCFHCLRRDHDDFADDISLLK; encoded by the exons ATGGCTCCCGCctggccctgcctgctgctgtgcctcgGCGCCGCCGCCCTGcccgccggcccggccccgccgcgcatCCGCCTGCCGCTCAGGGGGggctcggccccgccgcccggcccccggGCTCGCCGGGCCCCCGACgacgaggcggcggcggcggccgagCGGAGGGGGAGCTTCGTGGAGATGATCGATAACCTGCGGGGCAAATCCGGCCAGGGCTACTACGTGGAGATGACGGTGGGCAGCCCCCCGCAGAAG CTGAACATCCTGGTGGACACCGGGAGCAGTAACTTCGCCGTGGGAGCTGCGCCGCACCCCTTCCTCCGGAGATACTACCAGCGGCAGCT GTCCAGCACCTACCGTGACCTGCGGAAGGGCGTCTACGTGCCCTACACGCAGGGCAAGTGGGAAGGGGAGCTGGGCACTGACCTGGTCACCATCCCCCACGGCCCCAACGTCACCGTCAGAGCCAACATCGCCGCCATCACCGAGTCGGACAAATTCTTCATCAACGGCTCCAACTGGGAAGGGATCCTGGGGCTGGCCTATGCCGAGATCGCCCGG CCTGACGACAGCCTGGAGCCCTTCTTTGACTCCCTGGTGAAGCAGACCCAGGTGCCCAACATCTTCTCCCTCCAGCTCTGCGGGGCGGGCTTCTCGCTCAACGAGACGGAGGCCCTGGCGGCGGTGGGAGGCAGCATG ATCATCGGCGGCATCGACCGCTCGCTGTACGTGGGCGACATCTGGTACACACCCATCCGCAAGGAGTGGTACTACGAGGTGATCATCGTCAGGCTGGAGGTCAACGGGCAGGACCTGAACATGGACTGCAAAGAG TACAACTACGACAAGAGTATCGTGGACAGCGGGACCACCAACCTCCGGCTGCCGAAGAAGGTGTTCGAGGCTGCAGTGAAATCCATCAAAACAGCTTCCTCG aCAGAGAAATTCCCAGACGGTTTctggctgggggagcagctggTTTGCTGGCAGGTCGGCACCACGCCCTGGCACATCTTCCCCGTCCTGTCCCTCTACCTGATGGGGGAGGCCACCAACCAGTCCTTCCGCATCACCATCCTGCCCCAG CAATACCTGCGGCCGGTGGAGGATGTGGCCACCTCTCAGGACGACTGCTACAAGTTCGCCATCTCTCAGTCCTCCACCGGCACCGTCATGGGCGCTGTCATCATGGAGGGCTTCTACGTGGTCTTCGACCGCGCCCGCAAGCGCATCGGCTTCGCTGTCAGCGCCTGCCACG TGCACGACGAGTTCCGGACGGCCGCAGTGGAGGGGCCCTACCTGCACTCCAACATGGAGGACTGCGGCTACAACATCCCGCAGACGGACGAGTCCACCTTGATGACCATCGCCTACGTCATGGCAGCCATCTGCGCCCTGTTCATGCTGCCCCTCTGCCTCATGGTCTTTCAGTGGCgctgcttccactgcctgcGGCGGGACCACGACGACTTTGCCGATGACATATCCTTGCTGAAGTGA